One Corynebacterium yudongzhengii DNA window includes the following coding sequences:
- the yajC gene encoding preprotein translocase subunit YajC, which produces MDGLGANILAASIVVAALLLVMGVIYMLWSQQAMKKKREFFQDLHASLRPGQDIMFCGGIYGTIEDIIDDRVTVRVRDGVRLDISRYSIQNIQKEEQPQ; this is translated from the coding sequence GTGGACGGACTCGGAGCCAATATCCTCGCCGCCTCCATCGTCGTCGCCGCTCTCCTTTTGGTCATGGGCGTGATCTACATGCTCTGGAGCCAGCAGGCGATGAAGAAGAAGCGGGAGTTCTTCCAGGATCTCCACGCCTCCCTGCGACCGGGACAGGACATCATGTTCTGCGGCGGCATCTACGGCACTATCGAAGACATCATCGACGACCGCGTCACCGTCCGCGTCCGCGACGGCGTGCGCCTGGACATCTCCCGCTATTCGATCCAGAACATCCAGAAGGAAGAACAGCCGCAGTAG